In Myxococcus stipitatus, the following are encoded in one genomic region:
- the trmFO gene encoding methylenetetrahydrofolate--tRNA-(uracil(54)-C(5))-methyltransferase (FADH(2)-oxidizing) TrmFO, whose translation MADVKQQRVTVIGGGLAGTECAYQLARRGVPVVLREMKPHKRSPAHKSDSLAELVCSNSLRSDNPESAVGLLHAELRALGSLILQSADAHRVPAGDALAVEREGFSRAITHALLSQAGVELVAGEVETLPEEGPVVVATGPLTSDALTRELERHVGQKLYFYDSIAPILSGDSVDMSVAFRQSRYGKGGGDDYLNLPMNRDEYYRFIAEVKAGQKVVPHSFEEPKYFEGCLPIEVMAERGDDTLAYGPMKPVGLRDPRTGQEPHAVVQLRMEDRAGTAWNMVGFQTRLTWGEQKRIFTSCIPGLQSAEFLRMGQIHRNTFIDSPRLLSADLSLKSEPRLYFAGQISGVEGYVESAACGYLVALALHAKLSGAQWVPPPATTALGALFRHVTGEAHPPDYPHQPSNIIFGLFPPLTGRMKKADKRAAYSARGKQDLAAWLPHAGVPASGAPELEEQRNA comes from the coding sequence ATGGCCGACGTGAAGCAGCAGCGGGTGACGGTGATTGGTGGGGGCCTGGCGGGCACGGAGTGCGCATATCAACTCGCCCGCCGGGGCGTGCCGGTGGTGCTGCGCGAGATGAAGCCCCACAAACGTTCGCCGGCCCACAAGTCGGATTCGCTCGCGGAGCTGGTGTGCAGCAACTCGCTGCGCTCGGACAACCCGGAGAGCGCGGTGGGGCTGCTGCACGCGGAGCTGCGCGCGTTGGGCTCGTTGATTCTCCAGAGCGCGGATGCGCACCGGGTTCCCGCCGGGGACGCCCTGGCCGTGGAGCGCGAGGGCTTCTCCCGTGCGATTACACACGCGCTCTTGAGCCAGGCCGGCGTGGAGCTGGTGGCCGGTGAGGTGGAGACGCTGCCGGAGGAGGGCCCCGTCGTGGTGGCCACCGGGCCGCTGACGTCGGACGCGCTCACGCGTGAGCTCGAGCGCCACGTGGGGCAGAAGCTCTATTTCTACGACTCCATCGCCCCCATCCTCTCGGGGGACTCCGTCGACATGTCGGTGGCCTTCCGCCAGAGCCGCTATGGAAAGGGAGGCGGGGACGACTACCTCAACCTGCCGATGAACCGCGACGAGTACTACCGCTTCATCGCCGAGGTGAAGGCCGGGCAGAAGGTCGTCCCGCACAGTTTCGAGGAACCCAAATACTTCGAAGGCTGTCTGCCCATCGAGGTCATGGCGGAGCGAGGCGACGACACCCTGGCCTACGGGCCGATGAAGCCCGTGGGGTTGAGAGACCCGCGCACGGGGCAGGAGCCCCATGCGGTGGTGCAGCTGCGCATGGAGGACCGCGCGGGCACGGCCTGGAACATGGTGGGCTTCCAGACGCGGCTGACGTGGGGCGAGCAGAAGCGCATCTTCACGTCCTGCATCCCCGGCCTCCAGAGCGCGGAGTTCCTGCGCATGGGGCAGATTCACCGCAACACCTTCATCGACTCGCCCCGGCTCTTGTCGGCCGACCTGTCCCTGAAGTCCGAGCCCCGGCTGTACTTCGCGGGTCAGATTTCGGGCGTGGAGGGCTACGTGGAGAGCGCGGCGTGTGGCTATCTGGTGGCGTTGGCGCTGCACGCGAAGTTGAGCGGCGCGCAGTGGGTGCCGCCTCCGGCGACGACGGCGCTGGGCGCGCTCTTCCGTCACGTGACGGGCGAGGCGCATCCGCCGGACTACCCGCATCAGCCATCCAACATCATCTTCGGTCTCTTTCCGCCGCTGACGGGGCGGATGAAGAAGGCGGACAAGCGGGCGGCGTACTCGGCCCGTGGGAAGCAGGACCTGGCGGCGTGGCTGCCGCACGCGGGTGTCCCGGCGTCGGGCGCCCCGGAGCTCGAGGAGCAGAGGAACGCATGA
- a CDS encoding TraR/DksA family transcriptional regulator yields MSRANDLLRVREILQRRRREILATSDGTHRELTALKEQERDPEYEENAQSELADYTLSSLMEAQRREIMLIDAALRRMDMGVFGECVDCGQEISMERLEALPFAIRCEEDATSHEQDIRGGPYATPSL; encoded by the coding sequence ATGAGCCGAGCCAATGACTTGTTGAGGGTCCGCGAGATTCTCCAGCGCCGCCGGCGGGAAATCCTCGCCACCAGCGACGGCACGCACCGCGAGCTCACCGCGCTCAAGGAGCAGGAGAGGGATCCCGAGTACGAGGAGAACGCGCAGTCGGAGCTGGCCGACTACACCCTGTCCAGCCTCATGGAGGCCCAGCGCCGCGAAATCATGCTCATCGACGCCGCGCTGCGGCGCATGGACATGGGCGTCTTCGGCGAATGCGTGGACTGCGGCCAGGAGATTTCCATGGAGCGGCTGGAGGCCCTCCCCTTCGCCATCCGCTGCGAGGAGGACGCCACCTCCCACGAGCAGGACATACGCGGCGGCCCATACGCCACGCCGTCCCTGTAG
- a CDS encoding ExbD/TolR family protein: MAEPLSHAPEAVDEEALARLRFRRALARKKRKEREASGEIKELNITAMMDMMTILLVFLLKSFASSSAAVTASEDIRPPISTTRATPRDTVAVTITPKSILVGEREVLRLTDGQLPTQALQGRLVLALDAQLKKEVEKLKYIAERNPQAPFSKELSVIADRKVPYDMLLSVLYTAGQNELENYRFVVLKKEGD; encoded by the coding sequence ATGGCCGAGCCCCTGTCACATGCTCCGGAGGCTGTCGATGAGGAGGCCCTCGCCCGGCTGCGTTTCCGCCGGGCCCTGGCGCGCAAGAAGCGCAAGGAGCGCGAGGCCTCAGGGGAAATCAAGGAGCTGAACATCACCGCGATGATGGACATGATGACCATCCTCCTGGTGTTCCTGCTCAAGTCCTTTGCCTCGTCGTCCGCGGCGGTGACGGCCTCCGAGGATATCCGTCCCCCCATCTCCACCACGCGCGCGACGCCTCGGGACACCGTGGCCGTCACCATCACCCCCAAGAGCATCCTCGTGGGGGAGCGTGAGGTGCTGCGGTTGACGGACGGTCAGCTCCCCACGCAGGCCCTCCAGGGCCGGCTGGTGCTTGCGCTGGACGCGCAGCTCAAGAAGGAAGTGGAGAAGCTGAAGTACATCGCCGAGCGCAATCCGCAGGCGCCCTTCAGCAAGGAACTCTCCGTCATCGCGGACCGCAAGGTCCCCTACGACATGCTCCTCAGCGTGCTCTACACGGCGGGGCAGAACGAGCTGGAGAACTACCGCTTCGTCGTCCTCAAGAAAGAGGGCGACTGA